A genome region from Maridesulfovibrio salexigens DSM 2638 includes the following:
- a CDS encoding YlxR family protein, with protein MTGKNSTEKHEPTRSCVICRQRFAKEELFRFVVGKGASDIELIPDEKKVMQGRGYYVCGNDKCLERFKFFRPRKKNFRG; from the coding sequence TTGACCGGAAAGAACAGCACAGAAAAACATGAACCGACAAGGTCATGTGTCATTTGCAGGCAGCGTTTTGCCAAAGAAGAACTGTTCAGGTTCGTTGTGGGCAAGGGGGCTTCCGACATCGAGCTTATTCCGGATGAGAAAAAGGTAATGCAGGGCCGTGGCTATTACGTCTGCGGCAATGACAAATGCCTTGAAAGATTTAAATTTTTTCGGCCACGGAAGAAGAACTTCAGGGGGTAG
- a CDS encoding DUF503 domain-containing protein yields MIIGVLSLEFRLHGNRSLKGKRKVSLSLKQKLRNKFNLSVSEVEAMDSHERLILAAVTVANETRKVESTLSKALAMIEAMAPAELIHCETEIFSS; encoded by the coding sequence ATGATTATCGGCGTACTGTCACTGGAATTCAGACTGCACGGAAACAGATCACTCAAGGGAAAACGAAAGGTATCCCTCAGCCTGAAGCAGAAGCTTCGAAACAAATTCAACCTCTCGGTATCTGAAGTTGAAGCAATGGACTCACATGAAAGGCTGATACTCGCAGCAGTGACCGTAGCCAACGAAACTCGCAAAGTTGAATCAACTTTGTCCAAAGCTCTGGCAATGATCGAAGCCATGGCCCCGGCTGAATTGATTCATTGCGAAACAGAAATTTTCAGTTCCTGA
- the rbfA gene encoding 30S ribosome-binding factor RbfA translates to MKTSTSRRSVKMGDQIMREIATMLIEEIGDPRLEMVSISGVRMNKDNKIAEVMFTMAGDKEKIAAAVKALDKAKGYMRSKLSKRIRVRQIPELRFVHDNFLEEMVYGSSTERDMSDS, encoded by the coding sequence ATGAAAACTTCTACATCACGCCGCTCCGTTAAAATGGGCGACCAGATCATGCGCGAAATTGCCACAATGCTCATCGAAGAGATCGGCGACCCGCGTCTGGAAATGGTTTCCATCAGCGGAGTACGTATGAACAAAGATAATAAAATAGCCGAGGTGATGTTCACCATGGCCGGGGACAAGGAAAAAATTGCTGCTGCGGTCAAAGCTCTGGACAAAGCCAAGGGCTATATGCGCAGCAAACTGAGCAAACGTATCCGTGTCCGCCAGATTCCCGAACTCAGGTTCGTGCACGACAACTTCCTTGAGGAGATGGTTTATGGAAGCTCGACTGAAAGAGATATGTCGGATTCTTAA
- the infB gene encoding translation initiation factor IF-2 — MASKIKVKELATELGVNTKDILQKLREIGVQAKSTVATIDAEQAETIRQELSGKSGKVEQREVQPGVIVRRRKGGRGKAKAEEAETAKEAPAKEEKKEAPAEKKQEAAKEKAPEKKKPAKKAPAKSEKPMVKVIKPEDIEKKEEAPAVEEPKTPEVETPPAAKVVEEKEPVAEAPAEKPAKAEESKAEEKPAAEAKEKAAEKVEEKSEKAKEAEPKKKKRKKKKEVEAPKVKIISRPDPNLQAAQRAAEGPGGARRRPTEGDRPGGRPGGGRPGGGRPGGGRPGGPGGPGGGRPAGPRPGGGGGAGRPVPGAPAPGNDQSKKKKFKKDRRVVEFGKDHRKNDQERELESKFRGKKRGKKGKNRVEQTPVVQKPLKAAKRKIKFNEAIRLSDMAHQMGLKAQELIKALFGLGVMATINQSLDLDTATLLASEFEYEIENVSYSEEELLLPKTEADKEENLKPRPPIVTIMGHVDHGKTSLLDAIRHSAVTDGEAGGITQHIGAYHVSTDRGEIVFLDTPGHEAFTTMRMRGAQVTDIVILVVAADDGVMDQTREAISHSKAAGVPIVVAVNKMDKEGANPERVQRELAEFDLVPEDWGGDTMFVPVSAKQRTGLDNLLEMVQLQAEVLELKANPDKGARGNIVEAKLDKGRGPVGTVLIQEGTINQGDPFVCGLYHGRVRAMFDDRGRKIETAGPAFPVEIQGFDGIPEAGDEFICVADDKVARRIAQERKLKHRERELAGKSKVTLESFLASKPDQDAQTLNVVLKADVQGSLEAINEALAKLATDEIKVEVIHGGAGAITESDILLASASQAIIIGFNVRPTVKIKEIAEREEVEIRFYDIIYKLVGEIKDAMGGMLSPDIKEEYLGQAEVKQTFSVPKVGVIAGCYVVDGKLTRHAQVRLLRDGVVIYTGALTSLKRFKDDAKEVAKGYECGVGLEKYNDIKDGDVIEAFQVVEVARTLE; from the coding sequence ATGGCTTCAAAAATCAAAGTAAAGGAATTGGCCACCGAGCTCGGGGTCAATACCAAAGACATCCTTCAAAAACTCCGCGAAATCGGTGTACAGGCCAAAAGCACTGTAGCCACCATTGATGCGGAACAGGCTGAGACCATCCGTCAGGAACTCTCCGGTAAATCCGGCAAAGTTGAACAGCGCGAGGTACAGCCCGGTGTAATCGTACGCCGTCGTAAAGGCGGACGCGGCAAAGCAAAAGCCGAAGAAGCGGAGACTGCAAAAGAGGCTCCTGCAAAAGAAGAAAAGAAAGAAGCTCCTGCTGAGAAAAAACAGGAAGCTGCAAAAGAAAAGGCTCCTGAAAAGAAAAAGCCTGCCAAAAAGGCTCCCGCTAAAAGCGAAAAGCCCATGGTAAAAGTTATCAAGCCTGAAGACATTGAGAAAAAAGAAGAAGCCCCCGCAGTAGAAGAACCTAAAACACCCGAAGTGGAAACTCCCCCCGCCGCCAAGGTTGTTGAAGAAAAAGAACCCGTTGCTGAAGCTCCGGCTGAAAAACCCGCTAAAGCAGAAGAAAGCAAGGCTGAAGAAAAGCCTGCTGCTGAAGCGAAAGAAAAAGCTGCTGAAAAAGTAGAAGAAAAAAGCGAAAAAGCTAAAGAAGCCGAGCCTAAGAAGAAAAAGCGCAAGAAGAAAAAAGAAGTTGAAGCGCCTAAAGTAAAAATTATTTCCAGACCTGATCCCAACCTTCAGGCAGCACAGCGTGCAGCAGAAGGTCCGGGTGGAGCAAGGCGTCGTCCTACCGAAGGAGACAGACCCGGTGGTCGTCCCGGCGGAGGTCGTCCCGGCGGCGGAAGACCCGGTGGTGGTCGTCCCGGCGGTCCCGGTGGTCCCGGTGGCGGTAGACCTGCAGGTCCTCGTCCCGGCGGCGGTGGCGGTGCAGGCAGACCTGTTCCAGGCGCTCCGGCTCCCGGCAATGATCAGAGCAAGAAGAAGAAATTCAAAAAAGATAGACGCGTAGTTGAGTTCGGTAAAGATCATCGCAAGAACGATCAGGAAAGAGAACTCGAAAGCAAGTTTCGCGGCAAGAAGAGAGGCAAGAAAGGCAAGAACCGCGTTGAACAGACTCCTGTTGTTCAGAAACCTCTCAAGGCTGCAAAACGTAAAATCAAGTTCAACGAGGCTATCCGTCTTTCCGACATGGCCCATCAGATGGGACTCAAGGCACAGGAACTCATCAAGGCCCTCTTCGGTCTCGGTGTGATGGCGACCATCAACCAGTCCCTTGACCTTGATACTGCGACTCTGCTTGCTTCCGAGTTTGAATACGAAATTGAAAACGTATCCTACTCCGAAGAGGAACTGCTCCTGCCCAAAACTGAGGCAGATAAGGAAGAGAACCTCAAGCCCCGTCCGCCCATCGTTACCATTATGGGTCACGTTGACCACGGTAAAACATCCTTGCTGGATGCTATCCGCCACAGTGCGGTTACCGACGGCGAAGCAGGCGGTATCACACAGCACATCGGTGCGTACCACGTTTCCACCGACCGCGGTGAGATCGTTTTCCTCGATACTCCCGGTCACGAAGCGTTTACCACCATGCGTATGCGTGGAGCACAGGTTACCGATATTGTTATCCTTGTTGTAGCTGCTGATGACGGCGTCATGGATCAGACCCGTGAAGCTATCTCTCACTCCAAGGCAGCAGGCGTACCCATCGTTGTTGCAGTCAACAAGATGGATAAAGAAGGTGCAAACCCCGAACGCGTACAGCGTGAACTTGCAGAATTCGACCTCGTCCCTGAAGACTGGGGCGGCGATACCATGTTCGTTCCTGTTTCAGCGAAACAGAGAACCGGTCTCGACAACCTGCTTGAGATGGTACAGCTGCAGGCTGAAGTTCTTGAACTCAAAGCCAACCCGGATAAGGGCGCTCGCGGTAACATCGTTGAAGCAAAACTCGACAAGGGTCGTGGTCCTGTTGGAACCGTCCTCATTCAGGAAGGTACCATCAATCAGGGTGATCCCTTTGTATGTGGTCTCTATCACGGTCGTGTACGTGCAATGTTTGATGACCGCGGTCGCAAAATTGAAACTGCTGGTCCGGCCTTCCCGGTCGAGATTCAGGGTTTTGACGGCATCCCCGAAGCCGGTGATGAGTTTATCTGCGTAGCTGACGACAAAGTCGCCCGCCGCATTGCGCAGGAACGTAAACTCAAGCACCGCGAACGTGAGCTGGCAGGTAAGTCCAAGGTTACCCTTGAATCCTTCCTCGCCTCCAAGCCGGATCAGGATGCACAGACCCTCAACGTTGTCCTTAAGGCAGACGTACAGGGTTCACTTGAAGCTATTAACGAAGCTCTTGCCAAACTGGCTACTGATGAGATCAAGGTTGAAGTTATCCACGGCGGTGCCGGTGCGATCACTGAATCCGACATCCTGCTGGCTTCCGCTTCACAGGCAATCATTATCGGCTTCAACGTAAGACCGACTGTGAAGATCAAGGAAATCGCAGAGCGCGAAGAAGTGGAAATCCGCTTCTACGACATCATCTACAAGCTGGTAGGTGAAATCAAAGACGCTATGGGCGGCATGCTCTCTCCGGACATCAAGGAAGAGTACCTCGGTCAGGCAGAAGTCAAACAGACCTTCTCCGTACCCAAAGTCGGTGTTATCGCCGGTTGTTACGTGGTCGATGGCAAGCTGACCAGACATGCTCAGGTTCGTCTGCTGCGTGACGGCGTAGTTATCTACACCGGTGCGCTGACCTCCCTGAAGCGCTTCAAAGATGACGCCAAGGAAGTGGCCAAGGGCTACGAGTGTGGTGTCGGTCTTGAAAAATACAACGACATTAAAGATGGCGATGTAATTGAAGCCTTCCAGGTTGTCGAAGTAGCAAGAACTCTCGAATAA